ACTACCTGCCTTGATGAGAAGCTTGACAGTTTACTTCATATCACTAAAGTTCATGTTCTTTCTTAATATTCAGCACTACAATACATAGCACTTGTAGCAATTACTTCAGTTCTTTTACAAGGTACAGCACACATCATTCGTAAAATGTAAAATTTGTAATCAGTTTTCATAACAACGACGAGCTGGCTAGCGAGATGTAAATACATTCATTTCGGAGATGGATCTCTTTCCACAGCGTTTGTGACTTGCTTTCAGAATAACGCATCAGTTTCAATACCTTCACAACACTATCTCAATTTGTGGCTTAAAGGATTCATTTTGCCCTATTTGGAATGAAACCTTCAATTGCCAGTCACAGCATATGCCTGATCATTTCAGAATCTCTTCAGCAATAgatttatatatttgtttgttCACTAAAAGTCAAGAGAATGCTTTTTCAGTGGGATTGATACGATGCTCAGGCAAAGCCAATATATTATGGTGCCTTCCACTCACCCTTGTGAGCAATCTCCATTGGTTTGGAAAGCTTGAACCCCTCAGCATCTGGAATGTATGTTTGCAATGTCTGTACACCAACTATAAACATTCACAGCAAAAGTGTTGTAGCAATTTACCCTATACTTGGCATAGGGGTCTTAAGAGTTCTCATATATGTAAAACACTGCACATTTTTTGGGATGAACGCTGCTAAGATAAAGCGTTTATTAAGATGAGAAAACATACTATAAACGAATCAAATTACTTGCACGCTCTTATAACAGCAGTTGAGTGGATGACCTCATGGGCTCCAATGAAGCTGAAGTAGTGTGTTCCTGCTGCGTTGGCAACACCGCTGAACTGTAATAACATTCCGAATTTTTCGCTTCAAGAACTTGCAGTAAGCTGGTATAGGCAAACGGAATCCTTATTTTTCTAGTCTTTGAGAGCAATGAAATTTTAGCATTTCGGTTGTAAGAACAAATGAACATTTTCCAAAGTGATGCTCTCAAGACTTCGTAAATTACTTCCATTTCCATGGGaaccagttatgtaaatgcctTAAGTGTGGTTACACTGCAATTTACAAATGCAGAAAGTGTTCTTAGACTCGCCTTGTCTTAAGTGATTGCTTGCACATGCAAGAATAGTGTGTTCAAAGTGTGTGTACTCCTGCACGAAAGTGTATGGCTGTTGCTAAGCAACCAAACTGAAGGCCTTTGAAATGAGCATGCAATGCACTGTGATACTGAAGAGCAGAGAGTGGAAGGACTTAAAAGAGTGCACCATAGcaaaagggagagggggaaaatCACAAAGACCTTGGAGCGCATGTGTCCACTTTGGAGCAGCGGGTCGACAGGGGAGGGAGGAAGTGCACAAAAAAGCGAGACAGCCCGGCAGTGCATGTGCGCTCTGCACGGCGATGGTCATAGCGGGTGAACGCACTGGCACGAGGCGCTCATCTTGCACGTATTCGTCGCGGATACAAAAGCTGGGCGAGCCGAGATCGGTTGTCACGTGTGGGCTGCCTTCCCGGGCGCCCAGTGTGGGATGTCGCGTTATCTGGTGTTTTGAAGATACAAGATACGTTGGTGCAAGAAGCAACGTAACGCgactacagtagactcttgttaaacagaacctgaagggaccaggataATATGCTCCGTCTGAAgctccgtttactgagagatgaacaggaacACAGTATTAAGTACGAAAGCAATCATATTAGAGGCGCTCTGAGCAGaaattccatttaagagatttccgtttactcaAGGTCTGTGGCacctttacagcagagctgttatgctcgaggttggccgggtgtcgtagatagaaaatgatcattatcatgaaccaacacgcactctcttcttcattgtcgtcttctacttcgctcccagaacacgggcGCCCATTTCTGGGGcatgagatgcaataactctgatgggcgagagaacaagtacagagagagagagagagaaattcttgtaAAGTAAAGTAGAGGGGATGGGAAAAAGAGGTGAGgggggtaaaagcctagccaagcaaAAGATTGCCTTTGTACTTAAGTTTAAGGGGGACACGGCTTGTGGAGACCAAAAAATCGTCAAAGAAaaaagtgtcttttttttaaatcatatTATTGAGATCTACAGCTATTATTTCGCACGTAAAGCCTAACACAAGTCTTATGAGATCAGTATTTCATATGTAGTTTAGATCTGTGCAACGAGTACGAGCTGAGTGTTAAATGTCTTTGGGTCACTTATTCAGCTTGTTGGAGTGATATCTCATGATCTAGAAAAGCTAGAGCAGTAAAACATCtttaacataaagcccaagctgtgtatcacaaagtgctgagagcagaattctCATTTTCTGCTCATAGGTCCTTTAAATTTGATTTTGTTTTTGCTTTACGGTAGTCATGGTACAAACAGTGAATTTCGATCAACTGCAGAATGACTAGTTATGATTCGATCTAAAAACTGCTCACAGCATTGCACTTATGGCATATTGTAGtatctagctatctgataatatGCACTTTCTGCTGAACGGCTTTTTCCTATTGTCTCCGGAAAAAATAGAGAGGCAGCTTTGTGTATCCCATAAACCAGTTTACCTACAAGAAAAATtactgcatatttgaaatcagcatgacAAACTAAACAAGTCTATTTAGTTTCATCAGGTTTGGACATAATATACAGGAAATATCCCCATacgccatgtccccccttaaagacAGTAAAAGTGCACAGAATGACAAGGAGGAAAAGACCAACAATGACAATGCTCACCAAGCTCTGTGTCAGCCTTGCGCTTGGAACGACTTCCCTGCTGCCTTGAGGTGGTTGGCTGTGGCTCCCGTTCCTCTTCGGCCTCAGGGGCTTCGGCAATCATGTCCAATGCCACATTTCCAGAGACCCTGCGGCTGCGCCGTGTAGCCAGAAGCAATCGCTTTGGTGGTGCACTCTGGCCGGGCTCAGCTGACACACTTCGGCGACCCTTCCGCGTAGAGGGCGCTGTTGGGCTTGTTTCAGCGTCGCTTTTGGTTGGCGAGGTGTCGACTTCGGCGATGGTCTCGAGAACTCTGCGCCGAGCACTGAGTAGCTTGGGCCTCTCGGCCTCGTGCTCTTTTGCTCCCGGCTGCTTGTCTGGCGTCAGGCGGGAACTACGCCGCGTTGACACCGGCAGTGGCTCTTCCGCAACGTCTGCTGATGAAGAACGCTTCGGTGTTCTCAGCACCCTGCTACTTGCTCGCTTGGAGGGAGTCTCGACCTTGCTGGGTCCAGGTACCGGTGACGACTCCCGTGCAGCAACTGCAGAAGATGAAGAATGGCGCCGCTGCCTCTTCTTCGGGGCCTCTGCCTTCTCTGGGCTTGGTGTTTTCGCCTTTCCAGGACTGCTTAGGGGTGATCCCTGTGCAGGGCTTGGTGTACGGGCAGTTCGCCCAGGCGGACTAAGCGTTGCCGATCTTTTCTGCCTCGTGTCGCTTGCTCTAGTGCTGGGCACCACCTTTTCGGGTGTCTTTCCCATATGGCCAAGCGTGCTTGCCTCAGCAAGACCGCGCGTGCGCAAAGACATTTTCAATGGAGTTGAAGCCTCGAATGTCTTCTCTTGGAGGCTATGAACTGCTGATTTCGACTTGGGGCTGCCCGCTACAGACGGTTGTGTCGCACGCTGCAGTGCCTTTTGTTTCGTAGGGCTTGGAGTGGCAGATTTTCTTGTTGAGTGGCGCATTGGTGTTCTTGCAGGACTAGAGGATGACTGCCTAGTGGGACTGGGTGACTTCTGCCTCTCAACATCATGTGATGGTCCTGCTTTCTTTGAGCTGGGTGCTGCAGATGTTCTGCTTGGTCTAGGTGTCGCTAACCTCTTTGCCGGttcaccagcagcagcagaagtggcGACCTTTCTGGTGCTTTTTGCCTTAGCGCTCGGTGTTTGTGCCTTCTCTTTAAAACTTTGCTTTATGCCCTTCGGGCTTACCGAGCTTGCTTTCTCCCGCTTCCTCTCAAGCGAGCCAGCTAGCGCTTTGGCCTTTACACGGCTGTGCGGCGTCGACGGTTCCTCACTGGCAGCCCGCACCTTCCGCTTGGGTGCGACTGCAATTTCGGGGCTTGTATCCGATTCACGGCCAGGTCCCGACCTGGTGGCAATGGCCGGTGGCGGTGGTACGGATGGTGACACAGTCTCGCTCTTTCTTCGTGACCTAGACTGATTTGCCTTGGACGCCTTGTTCTCCTCTTCCTTCCACGTGGACCTTCGTTTCTCCCTCAAGTTGTAGGAGGAAGTCACAACCATTTTTCCGGGGCTCTTGTCAAGCTCAGCCTTGTGCTTGGGTGTCCTTAGGGCCTTTTCTGCAGAGCTGTCATGCCCAGTCTCGTGTTCACCACCTCTGGAAGACGAATGCTCTGATGATGCCACAGGTGAAAGTGGCCTTTCAGAGAGCTCTGCATCACCCTCTGAATCACTTTCCACATCACTAGCTACGGCAGTGGGTGCTGGCGGCTGCTTCAAGGGGGTGACGACCAAAAAAGAGGATGTAATTTTGCCAGGTGATGACGCCTCTTCCTCAGGCAAAGTAGCCCTGTCGCCACGCCCTGACCCTACTACAGGTGGGCTGTCTACAGCAGGGACAAAGCCGTAAGATTCCCCAACAGCCCTACTTTCCGGCTGTGCCGGAGTTGCTGGTGTGTCCGGTGCCTGGAGATAGTCTTCTGGCTTTGGCAACGACCCCTCCTCTTCCGAAGGGCAGACTGTGTAGCCTGGAAGTGACCGCTCAACGTGCACTTCCTCCACGTCGAATGCTGCTGCCACCGGCCCCACTGACGATTCTCGTGGCATTTCGAGTGGTTCGGTGAGCTGCGTAGTGGGCACGCTGGTAAGCTCTGTCAGCACTACGTCACCCTCCTGCAAGGTGGTTTCGCCACAGCTCCGTGACCAGCTGTCCTCCGGACTTTCGATGCGGGTGGGAAGCACTTCTGGAAGCGCATCTGAAGAGGCATCCGATACGATGAaaatctcgtcgtcgtcttcttgctCAACTTCAGAGTCTTCAGAGCctgaaacaaacacacacacaaaaaataatggGCCATCCagtagaaacaaaaagaaaaagaaaagaagcaataGCCTCTTGTGCTTCGTGCAATGCATCATCTGGGCAGCAGCCCTTGGAGCCACTTCTATGCTTTGGGAAGTGGATCCCATATCCTGATGCTCAATCTTGAGATTCCTGTACACATAATGCTCCCCACGCCTGATatcaaacacacacagcctcacTTCCACTTAATGCAGTAGGACATGCACATCCACATCCTTCCACTGATACATGGCAATGAGCTACAGAGGGCGCTGTGTGACACACTTGGGACAAAATTCCAGAACATTTAACACTAAAGGTATCTGCAAACAGACAGCAGAACAAATGAAAGAGCGCATTCATGTATATCCTTGTTGGAATACCCCTTTAACCACATCCCACATTAATGCATTCCAACAGTGTCTTATTTCAGATGGATGCATTCCACCAAGGCACGAAGGGTTAGGCGCTACCAGTAGAAAAAACATTCCGCATAATCCCGCAAAAGTGTTGCAAGTAAAGTTCACGTGTCCGCACCCGGCTTTAGAAATTTGCAGCTATATTGTTGTGTCTATGAGCATATGGACTATTTGTGATGATCTGGGGTTGAGAGTTCACAAGTGCTTTTGCCTTTTGCACCAGACGGCATTAGGTTCCCACTGAAGAGGCTCCTCTCTCTGCAATAATATGCTCAACAGCTAACCGTCCGTGGCGGCAGCTGAGCCTCTGAGAAACCGTAAAGTTGGCTTCCGTGCACAACATACCCTTATAGCAGGACAAAAGCTACATGCAGCGCTCAAACCTTTAGCTGCAAGACTTGTGAGTGCGAGGCACTGGCATGCATTTTCCATGCAGCGAATGAACAGCGCATTTAGGAATTTGTCAAGAACACTATTTGGAGCGGAGAGTGCCTGCCCCTTTGCAATGCCTGTGCGATCTAATTCCATGTGCAAAGCTACTCGTGCTAAAGCATCACCTCGAACCCTTGAAGGGACTCAATGTCACAAAGGAGCACATGGGTTTCGGGAGATGCTGTTGTGGTGGTCTACGAATTAATTTTTACTACTTGGCACTCTTCATTGCCTCTCCAAAGCATGGTACTACATTAACATTCTGTACCTATTATAACACAGGCATTGTGGTTGGGAGCTGAACACTCGGCCTAATGCTCAGCAGCACAATGCCATAGCCACTGAAGAATGAAACACAATGCCATAGTGAAGGAACTTGGGGTCTGCAAGAAAACAGACCTCATGGTTTTACAAACTATTTCCGCTAGAACTTAGTGCAGCATGTTTTCCTGCTCTTTAGGGAAGTTGCGAGAAACAAAGATAAATCAATTTCGGACAGAAAGGCATATAACGTTCAACTAATTCACCTTCAGAGGCGCTGATCACAATCACTTCTTCGGCAGCTCTGGCTTCCCCCATGATGGTGTGTCCCTTGGAGGTCGCAAATGCTGGTAAGCGAAGGGACATTGCAGACTCCTCGGAGTAGGGCTGCGACGCATTACTTTCGGAGGTGGTGGCCGTGAGCACATCATCGACCACCCTGACCTCGGTGCTGGTAGCGTAGCTTTCGGTGACCGAGAGCGCTGGCATAGGAGGCAGGGTCACCGAAGACTCCTCGGAGCACGGCTGTGACACATCGTCCGCCAGCTCTGTTCCGTCGTCGCCTTGCAGGGGCGTGGCTTCCACTGGTTCGGCGGACATCGCAGGCTCCTTTGAGAAGCCCCCTGGCATCTGAGATGCAGCCCTTTCTTTGGGAAAAGCTGCTGGCCCTCCACTTGGCTCTGTGGTTATTGATGAAAGCCGCGGCACATCTTCACCTCTGAGTCCCATCTCTTCGCCTTCATCGGCCAACGGAGTCCCGTCCAGATCATCCTCGTCAGCAGTCTTGTCCTGTGATGTGCAGCGGGAGTAGCGTGGATGTTACAATGGCACGAGTGGTCCCTAAGGAAACTAAAAACACCACGCTAAATGCGAGTCACATGTAGATAAGGAttaaaagagagaagaaaaagagaagagggAAGCCACACAAAGTGCACAGAAATATTGAAGTATCTTGCATTACTGTAGTTACTAATGTTTTATTCCAATGTGAAAGTTGGGGCAAGTTTTTCTACTCTTATTGGAGCAAGTTTGTCTTAAAGGCGAAGTGAAGGTGTAAGTCATGTATTCCAATGAACAGTCAAGAGTGGATTCAGAGTCACTCCGTGGAGAAGAACAAGTGGCTCCGCGAAAATTGGCAACCAGAACTCTGCGTGACGCATCTCCTTCCGCCACCCTTTAACACATTTACATGCTCAGTGACACCTACCTTGTAGATAAGCTGTGGCAGTGTTCAATGACAGAGctagatacagtagaaccccgattatacgactttgaggggaCCGCTCAAAacagtcgtataatcgaaaaacgaAGAATATAGGCAGCAACACTCAGCCTtgccctcaaaaaaaaaaaaaaaatcgggtacAGACTGCCTGAATGAGCCCACGGTCCCTGCACTCCTCCAAAGAAGGTAGATTAAAATATTTCTGAAAACGGCAGCTAAGCATTTATTCGAAGGAGGCGTGAGAAAATCTTTATTCTCAACTGAAACCGCGTTGGCAGCAGCCTCTCGTCAGAAGAGTCAGATACAGTGTTATCGCTATCACCTAATGGCGACAGAGCATGTTTTGTTGCAAGTTTGAGTAGGACGATTTCCTGCGTGACTGAGCTGTCCGTGTCATATTTGTTATCTTTTGAAGTGCAATTGGTGATGCAACACCGTTATTATGAACACTCACATCAAGGGAAAGTTACTGTTCACGCTGAAGATAGctgcttcgcttttttttttttttcgtgctcaaGACTTGACTGAGAGTGCCACAAACAAAGGGAGATCTTTAGCTGCATGTCGACCAGGAGAAGTTTCCACAGACCGAAAATGTGAAAATGTCCGGATCTCAAAGATGAGCTTGACTATCTGAAGCTACTCCGTGTAGAATGAGCTATTCCACGTAACAGCCTTGGGATACACACACGATCAAGGCGTATCTAAAAGCGATcttaaagccaggaaaactggatcgcagaagcacaagaactgccaggagaataaatttccCATCCTAGGAAGGCATACCATACCTGTCTCtctctactttttttttaatcttcaacCTAGAGGCACGCAAGTTTTAATTTTTGCACCCGCGAATATTTGGCCGGTGTTAGATTAGCGTAAAAAGGCGATTTTTTTTCTCGGATGGTGTTCGAGAGTCGTCGTTAAATGCGGGGTTGGCGTAAACTTGCGTCGTATAAACAAGGTTTTGAATACATtgtttctatgggggttttgcgaGGACCCAACCGATTCGTCGTCAAATGCAGGTCGTCGCGAAACTGCGGGGTGTTTAGTCGAGGTTTCACTGCACCTAGTTCTGGTTTCCTGATCCCTTTTTTCCTTAGTGCGCCTAGTTCTGGAGTTCGCATAATCTCAAGTTTCAGACACACATCAGAGATGAACAGTCCAGCTGGTTCGCAACGTCTCATGCCTGGAGCAGCATAGGTAGTAGGCAAGCACTATGAAATTCTTTCAGATGCAAGTAAATATTAACTCTTTTCAAATAATTTCGCCTGCGTTTTTTTTCACTACACAAATTTCAGGTTATATGTGCGTTTTGCACTATCTTTCGAGATTCATATCACCGTGGCTTTACTGTACTACATATATGGTCACGGTAGAGAGCAGCCTGTTTACTTCTGAGAAAAGCtgcacatttttttaaaaattagtGGTATCTGAACGAGTCAATATTACTTCATTTGAATTCACGAATAATTCAAACTGTATGGGCCAGTCCCAACAAAGTTGTCTGACAGAAAAAAAGCTCGTGAATTCCAACTCTAAAAACTTCCCAATGGTCATTTCTAACAGGTTTCTCAAGCGCACAGGAATTGccttcagtaaagaagaaaaaaaattcatcacACTGCCTCTTGCATAAATGTGTCCCTGAAACTTCTGGATCCAAAGCTAAGCATGCATGCAAACTGTGGAAATGAAATCAGCAGCCATCTCGTCACACCCAGGCTTTGTACCCGCTGTGGACTAGCTGCCGGATGAAGAGCGCCAGCTGCCTAGGTGCTCAGTGGCTACGACAGTAGCCATGAAAGAGCATAAATGCATGGTGCGGGCTGACTTGCTATTTGCTATTACCCCTACCCCCCCTCCTTCTCATCCCTGCTCCACCAGGCATATGCATTTCCACTTATTCTGCCAATTTATTCTTTTCCATTTACTCTGCCCTTTCACTACGGCAGACTCGCCTACAGACGGCAGAGCATCGTCAATAGCTCCGTGCAGCCATCATGAACACTAGTCGACACTGCCTTCGCCTCTTGGTCAACAGAGGTCGCAGACGTGAGGACGCCTGTTCCGCACGTTATTTCAAATCATCTTTCCGATTCTTTTATATTCCCTTCCCTGTGAGCTGTGCTGCCTTATGGGCATGCTCTTCTGCagcttcccctctccctctctccccgcCCCTTCCTAAtcggaaaaaaaaattcccctGCTGTCACGGCCATTTCACATGATGCAAaacagcgattttcaggctgcaaCTTCActcacagtttaaaaaaaaatggccgatcgctctcgcccaATGGTTAGTGGTGAGTGACCTACATGTCAGAAACTTTTCACTCTGTTCCCAGTGATGGAGCGATTTTTGGTCGGGACCAGTCAAAACTGTGCCGAGCCGGCCCAGGTCATTTCAGCGATGGCTGCTGTTGCGCACTTAGACTGGAaagtttttaaatgacaaaacacgcaTGCTCTTCGATACCATTCATGCAAAATTAACAATTATCATAACGCATAgatctttataataataatatctgaggttctacgtgtcaaaaccacgatatgattatgaggcacgccgtagtggagggcactggcaatattgaccatctggtgttctttaccgtgcactaaCATTGCACAatacacaggcatctagcatttcgcctccatttaaATGCAACCGCCATgactgggatcgaacccacgacttgcgggtcagcagccaagcactgtaACCACGCCACCGCGGCATACAACACACAGGTTTTTACCTTACGTTTGAAAAATCATGCAGTGCCTGCCACAAAGAACAGCAGCAAGCAAACTTGCTCGTGGCGCCAGTCACAGAGCAAAAATCGCATACCAAGCGATTTTTGCTCTGTGACTGGCAAGCGCCGCTAATTGCGGTGTTGTTTCAAGCCCGTGTGAAACAACACCGCAATTAGCGGTGCTTGCGAAGAAAGCAAAGTGAACGGAGATATTTCTTTCCACTGCCCTTGCAGCATGTAAAACAGTCTTTACATTCTTGTAACACAAGAAGGCGAAAGCTTGGCTGCACTAAGACAAACTAAGTAAGACAAACGAGCCAACACGAGCAACTACATTTTGTTTTGCATTAAATCAACCCTTTAAATGCCTTATGTGAGCACTTAGACAGtaacaccaaggaaagtatagggggtgttatctgtagtatttagaatataaatgtgaagaaagtaaagtggacgaaaagatgacttgccgctggcagggaccgaacctgcgaccttcgaataacgcgtccgatgctctaccacagagctacggcggcggtcatcctcccgtccactttgtggggtatacagctcagaccacttataacgtaaccgcttacagtgcagtaccggctataatgcggttttttcttactcccgtttactctcccatagaactccatgtatacgcataccgcttattgtgcagacccccgagatgaaagacctgttataatgcggctgccggaacattctcagagatgcgagggtgcgagcgtgcttctcagcggagatgcgccggcgggggagagagcggcgacagcattacaaaggaggaggggtcgcggaacgaacgaacaaggagcggggggagaaaaagaagagggatggctgtgggggacagcagcccggcgcaggtgcgtggtgtgaggatggggagcggttgcgcggccgacggagaagcctttgcccccttcggccgcttgacatgtgcgcttcgtcgttgcttcgtcgtagagcgcagatatcgcgcgtgcaacctcgattcccccacaagtaacaatgctttgagacgcgattgagctttcgcctttgccaccaacaggcggacttacaagcttgaaagactttttcaggatagttgccgcggctgttctcccgatcgcgaaccgaaacttcgtttcacgcgtgatgccctcggtttagctcgtgagtgcgatctcttctactcccgatctccgtgttgcctagggcaagcttctcgcggtggcatgccaagttgcaatgcgcacgctaggcctaacgagcgctagctgccatgtcggcagccgcggactacagaagttgcggtttggtgccgagtcaatgaaacattttgcaattgttgcatttagaaggggtgacttacatcttttacgaaaacgcgggcgtgcgtgtgaaacactcgggtggtggtttgtggtcgcaaccgttttcgacatcgcggacgcgcagtgtgttaccgcggcgacttcccgtgacggcgcattttttccgcgttcgttatgtcggcaccgcaggtccgcggacgctaacagttcaacattttcaaatgtaagcagatgcaaacttacgccccagtcgcatgccgcgatagtcggaatcgcgcgcctgcctgttggtcatgttttgtaatatgttgatttaaacctaggagttagtcagcgccaatcgcaaccatggcggcgagtgtggaacactcttttttgcctgttggcgtcacgtagcacgtagcATCctccccacaaagtggacgggagaatgactgccgccgtagctcagtggtagagcatcggacgcgttattcaaaggtcgcaggttcggtccctgccggcggcaagtcagtttttcgtccactttactttcttcacatttatattctaaatactacagataacaccccctatactttccttggcgttattgtctgttagttctcattaatattgtgtctaacaaagataaaacgagcccttaaaaatcatctcctttccttcattcatagcgag
This window of the Rhipicephalus sanguineus isolate Rsan-2018 chromosome 2, BIME_Rsan_1.4, whole genome shotgun sequence genome carries:
- the LOC119381923 gene encoding mucin-5AC, producing the protein MMSTVIARQAPAREAHALFEELLRVPLSVAEEEQLINFFCELADPMWLCHVTLHFLECKRPQAALLPTAGLRELFREGRAQQPYRPDVRQRAFATLEVMQSFLRLMPLPASQLNAAARVRSQSGQPVQHLGTLPTRVPHKGTTPRPVTRVAKVLATMDPAEASKPPNLPLPPTRGTARESPAQTPAARGRRPSLNSLVDAEAHALLCTPEHLQRLKEGTPSVPQPSTSTPASILKRRAKDLPPVATTTAAGSDAAEGDLGTCPTPPVLNEEVCPTPDPLVRKLRFAVFDSFSSENSPSLDATPESMEEEPSFVSQTEQMSTEEQTSSPRVEADVSSDRSSQFQTASESESEDSGTDLQDGPSEPVPASSTPKQPPPVVEPVGTELQADGNKAQMLGASPLSPGQKGLLPAFLIRETARRLQGPTVLDTTFAESPRPADEAAPRQPSDGSPSTAAVPSSPAKSDKTADEDDLDGTPLADEGEEMGLRGEDVPRLSSITTEPSGGPAAFPKERAASQMPGGFSKEPAMSAEPVEATPLQGDDGTELADDVSQPCSEESSVTLPPMPALSVTESYATSTEVRVVDDVLTATTSESNASQPYSEESAMSLRLPAFATSKGHTIMGEARAAEEVIVISASEGSEDSEVEQEDDDEIFIVSDASSDALPEVLPTRIESPEDSWSRSCGETTLQEGDVVLTELTSVPTTQLTEPLEMPRESSVGPVAAAFDVEEVHVERSLPGYTVCPSEEEGSLPKPEDYLQAPDTPATPAQPESRAVGESYGFVPAVDSPPVVGSGRGDRATLPEEEASSPGKITSSFLVVTPLKQPPAPTAVASDVESDSEGDAELSERPLSPVASSEHSSSRGGEHETGHDSSAEKALRTPKHKAELDKSPGKMVVTSSYNLREKRRSTWKEEENKASKANQSRSRRKSETVSPSVPPPPAIATRSGPGRESDTSPEIAVAPKRKVRAASEEPSTPHSRVKAKALAGSLERKREKASSVSPKGIKQSFKEKAQTPSAKAKSTRKVATSAAAGEPAKRLATPRPSRTSAAPSSKKAGPSHDVERQKSPSPTRQSSSSPARTPMRHSTRKSATPSPTKQKALQRATQPSVAGSPKSKSAVHSLQEKTFEASTPLKMSLRTRGLAEASTLGHMGKTPEKVVPSTRASDTRQKRSATLSPPGRTARTPSPAQGSPLSSPGKAKTPSPEKAEAPKKRQRRHSSSSAVAARESSPVPGPSKVETPSKRASSRVLRTPKRSSSADVAEEPLPVSTRRSSRLTPDKQPGAKEHEAERPKLLSARRRVLETIAEVDTSPTKSDAETSPTAPSTRKGRRSVSAEPGQSAPPKRLLLATRRSRRVSGNVALDMIAEAPEAEEEREPQPTTSRQQGSRSKRKADTELDAEGFKLSKPMEIAHKGSKSTPPKGEFVFSPPVTRHRQQHKSQPSREPADAEPAPGKEEAPKKKRQQRLKIVTTLMKTPVRSRVSAASSSGSTPSTRTPRLKPTRYKRKPRTLEILLPTSNRRAATAASASTAKSEKKSTKKSAE